A stretch of DNA from Sebastes fasciatus isolate fSebFas1 chromosome 16, fSebFas1.pri, whole genome shotgun sequence:
TCCTTCTTCACCTTCGGTGCCATGTtgagaaaggaagaaagattgGGGTTTCCTGCAGTATAATGCATGGGCGAGATCTCACAGCAGAAGTATCGCGATAGTTTGGAAAGCTGAACTCCTATGTATCCACCCTAACCCAGAATGAGGCCCAGTTTTAGTTTATTGTCATATGTattaaagatagataaatatattAACTATTTGTAGATCAATCAAATTTGGAGTGATAATCTTTTGTTTTCGGTGGTGgggtgaccattttataaatacattttcctttgttttaaaGGTAATGATAAAAAGGTACTTTCTTTGAACAAACAGTTTTTTTTGGAAACTGTTTTGGTTGGAAATTGCTTTGAATACTTTTTCCAAGAGCCAATTGAATATTTGTTATGGTACAACAAGAAGGCTGTGAAAGCTTATACTGTATTTGTTAGATATGGCACTGTAGTACATTATATGCACACAATGTATTGTTTTTACCCTTTTAAAAGAGTGAACCATCATGAGCTTTAAACAGGATTATATGGCTATACTATAATGattaacattaaatataagTAGTTTAAAATTGAGtcctgcttctgctgctgaGTTAAAACTTGTTTTACTTTCCCCACACCCAAGTTAGACATAACAAGGTAACATTTTGCAATAagaaaaaagctaaaaaaaacaaaactaaaaagaaatcaTTACGGGCATTTTCTTAATCCATGACAGATATAATGTAGGTATGAATAAACTGTATCAGTTAGCTGCAAAATCATCCAAGTAACTTTCATTCCGCCAACATATGAAGTAGAATTGACCTTTCAATAGTCTGAATATTACTCTTATCAGGTCAATTGGGGTGTGGAAGGTGATATTGTGGTTAAGTAATTGAGTATTAAAAATCTTACGGGAAATTGTTTCTGCATCTCTCTTACaactacatttttatttaaattacaaaaaaaataaatttgaaatgtattGCCCTTGAACAAGAGTAGCTTTGTAGTTGAATGTAATCATTCAATCACTTATTTAAGCCTTTATTTCTCTTGACGAATGTTAAAATATTCAGTCAATGTCACAAGTAGCAGGTGAGCAAATGTAACCgaaatggaaacaaaaaaaacacaaatatatatacaagcTGTTTATTTTATACTCTGATAATACAAATCACAAATGTGAAAATTAGCAGAAATCAGAAAGCAagatgtaaaaatatatatatatatatatatatatatatatattccacgTCCATCTTCATATCAGTCTTGTAACGCTCTCCTCTATTCCTCTTGTGGCTTATTTTTCTTCCCCTTTTTCCTGGTGGACagagttgaaaaaaataaagaaaattgtGTCATGTCATATCTCATAAAAAGTCAGCTGTTATGGCATAAAACTGATCTAGTTAGACAATGAGACCTTATGTATTAGCAACatttgtttggttttggtttACAGACCGTTTATTGCATTATCATATATGAATACATGAGTTTTTGGATATTAACTGTACAGGAAAGTCTCCCCACAAACACACCGTCCTTACTTTTTTAACTTAGCTCCAGAGGAGTTTGATCCTGTCGTCTGAGACGTCTTCTTGGGCTTTTCTCTTCCCCCTTCTTTCcgtgttttatttcttttcagcTCCTGTCCTTTCGTCTTCTTTTCCcttttctgctgctgcactgcTGTTTGAGATCCGCTTTCTCCTTTCTGCTCTCCGCCCGTTGCCTGCTTCTCTCCTTCCTGTCCGTTATTTGGTGCTTTGCCTTTTTTCTTCATTAAGAAGCGAGGAGTTGTGCAAATGGTGCTTCTCTTAGGAGGTCTCTTCTCAAGTCTCCGCTTCACTTTGCTAAACACAGACAAATACAGATGAACTACTACAACCATATTACCAAAACTGATCCATTTAGCAGGAAATACAGTGAAAAttactacatttacatgcacactaatattccactattattcctaataaatatgacaatattctgaatttgatatgatacagaatatccaaacggaatatgctgTATTAGGCTTTTTTCTGAAAGGAGaattttccgattaagacgtgggttaatcggagtatgcacggctaCATGCGAACAGGAATATTAGTGTAATATTCTTTTTCAttaaccatgtaaacagcttagcagcaatattgtctttttcggaataagggaaaaaaacagaatatttagTTCATGTAATCGTAGTTACTGTCTTTAAATGTATTGGTTATTGTGGAACTTCATTATCATCATCCATCTCCTTTACCTGTGTATCTTCTTGAAGCCAATCATGTAGTCGGGTACAGGACAGCCAGCTTGTTTGATGACATTAGCGATGCTGTTAGAAATAGATGCAGAAGATAAATATATTGAGAGAAATGTGTAAATTGTAGAACACTTCAAATTGGGGAAGCTTGCAATACTGTCTGTTTTTCCTTTGTATGCTGCTATTGTCCTGCACCTGTTCCCTACTGGGGTTGGAAGCAAAGGAAGTCAGTTTACAATGCGTATCCACGTACCTGCGCAGCAGTGGCTTGTCATTTTCTGTGAAGAAGGTGATGGCCTTCCCTTGATGTCCAGCTCTACCAGTCCGACCTGAGGAGCAGCAAACAGAACGATATATGAGGGAACCGATGAGCAGGCAAGGAGACAAAGAGGAGAAATGCGTGAGAAGAGACAACACAGGTTTAAGGCTGCAAACCAACAAGTTGCAAGAGTCCGGCAAATTTAGTCAAAACCCAAAAGgtatttaatttacaattatataaaatgaacaaaacaagcaaatctTCAGGTTTGTGAAGCTGAGACAAGCAAATGTTTGGTCTttttacataataaataatgattaatcgacatcaaaatattttttgtccACTAACTAATCAGTTTCAGTCCAATATATGATGATCTTATTGTGAAATGATTGattattaggactgtcaaagttaatatgataataacgtgttaacgcaacttactattttttaggttgtagcacactcagttttaaagctagtgaagatactggtatcatatgaaactggaaaacctaaggaatcaattggtaccaaccatgtcatactagcgtgttgctaaataatgctccaaacttagactagatgttggcgaggaaaaactgccatggccattttcaaaggggtcccttgacctctaacctcaagatatgtgaatgaaaatgggttctatgagtacccacaagtctcccctttacagacatgcccacttattgataatcacatgcagttttggggcaagtcatagtcaagtcagcacactgacagctgttgttgcctgttgggtttgactTTGccataatttgagcatatttgttatgctaaatgcagtacatgtgagtttctggacagtattgtcattgttttgattttcaataataaacatatacatttatttgcataaagcagcatatttttccactccaatgttgataagagtattaaatacttgacaaatctcactttatgGTACAtattgaacaataaaaaaataatcgtgatgaattatggacaatcataagATTAATCGCACTAAATATCTTAATCAATTGACGGCCCTATTGATTATACATAAAAGCTAACCAATTCGGTGGATGTACTCCACAGAGCTGGTGGGGAAGTCGTAGTTCAGCACGAGGTTGACTCCTTTGAAGTCCATTCCTCTGGCGAGCAGAGCTGTGCAGATCAACACCCAAATTTTACCAGACCGGAAACTGTTCACAACGTTGTCTCTCTGAAACAGAaaagacacagaggaggagggtcaATACAGTTGCACTATAGTGACAGAGAAAGGACCCATAACACAGTGTAtcaagtgtttgtgtgtacctGCTGCTGTGTGCGGTCTGCGTGGATCACGTCTACATTGATGCCTTCGTACACCAACTCATGGAAAAGCTCCCGTGCTCGGTCTATAGACTGCACAAACACCAGCATGGGAGGCAGGAAACCCTGAAAATGGCAAGGAGGACATCTTTTCATTTAATCCCAGATTGGACAGAAATACAACCTGTATAAATTAAACAAACTCAATTATTTACAAGCTTGAAAAGAAACCTCTCTGGAGTGTCCTTACCTTTTTGATGATGTCCCTCATGGCCACCAGTTTGCCGTTCTCCGTCCCAACAAACAGCAGCTGCTGTTCCACCGTCTCAACTGCCGTATTTCTGAGAAGATGATAAATGAATTTTTCTAATGTAAGAAAAAGATTATATAACTCCATTAAATGTAAGGCATTCAAGTAGATTATTACCTGTGTCCAATGTTGACAGACACCAGGTTGTCGAGGTTCAGACGGCACCACTGCTCTACATCTGGTGTGCAGGTGGCGCTGAAGAAAGCCCTGCGTACCTTTGAACCCGAGCAGGCCAGAAACACTGCGGCGAGCTGCTCCCTGAAGCCTGTCTTACCGCCCTCAAACAGCTTATCGGACTCGTCAACAACCAGCCACTCCACACTGAACACCAACAAAATACAACAATCAATCTCCcattttattcaatatttttttgacaGTTGACagtggagacagagacaggaaacAAGCCAGACTAAAGCATTGCTTCCTTCCATCACTGTAGCTAAGAGTAACATGAGGTAGCTTTGTGATGAATAAAAAGTAttgttgtctctctgttgttgtATGAGGAAAAAATAATCCACACAATCAATTAGAGAGACTTACTAAATTGAATTTGGCTTCAGGACTCtaccattaaaggaacagtgtattTACGAGTGGGTCCACCTGTATTATTTCTCTCGTGCACGGGCATGCAGGTGGCGATACGCATTCCTGCCAACAGTTTcacactattccactgatcTACAGGTACCAGCATTGCGCCAAAATATGCTGCAGTGCGCCACAAAAGGCAGTGAAGGAGAAGACTGCAAGCTCGTAACCATGAATTACAATGTAGGATTTCAAATGTAGGTTTTGCAATATCTTTGGTGAGCAAGGAAATGCATCCAACATGTTTGTTAGAcattaaagtggaaatgaaagccaagttaagctggtttacttaATGGATTTCTACTCTAATgaacaattatataacaaacatgaaaaaatgtcagcatttaaataaaaaaaaagaagatccgTTTTATCTTTCGTGGCAAGAGTGCCAccatgttgcagtactctagACTGTGACGTCACGagatacaacggtagagacCGTGAAAGACGGAGATTGAGGAGACAcaagacagaagaaaacaaaagaggggaCACTGTTGTATTGCTCCTGGAAgtaaagatgagttttacaatgttaaaaccaagGACAAAACAGTCCATTTCATAAACTACCGCAGTACTACTGGCTAGTGGCACTGAAGGAAATCCATGtcgtaaaccagcttaactcgGTTGAccatttcatttccattttaaggATTCACAAAATTAGTTTTGGTGAGTAACACTGAATATAAGTGTGACTTTTGTTAGATTACAAGAAACCATCACGAGGcccctttaagaaaaaacaaacaatttcagAGAGAAACAAATTCAGTGTTACCTGCTGAGGTCGAGAGCTGGAGGATCCTGCTTGAGAAGGAAGACGAGTCTGTTTGGAGTACTGACGAGTATATCTACACAGAAATGTAGGAGGTAAACAGTGAGCTAAAGGGGCAATTCATATTCTACCTCTtctgtgaacattttttttatttcttaccGTATTTTTTGCTTGACTGTGGTCCATATTTCTTGGCTGCCAGAGAGGCTTTGTCTATGATGTGAACTCTAAATCCTGCTCCCTCTGACAAGCGGAGCAGCTCTCTGTGGGTCTAAACAATACAGCAAAACTGTAAATGCGAtcatttaacaaaaaacaacGTCAGCAGTAGCTGAAACTCCAACTGTATTCAACAGGGATTAAAACCTGGAAGCTAATGTCTTCACATCTCCTTCCTTGATATCAATAAATATGCTGTATATCATGATATGAAAAACTGGACTGGACAGCTTGATAATGGGAAGTGAAACAACGAGCATAATAGCAAACAGgccggtgtgtgtgttgtgtacctGGCTGGCCAGTTCTCTGGTCGGAGCGATGACAACAGCTCTGAAGCCCAGGTTGGCCGGCTGCTGCAGGTGGGCGAGTAGCGGGAGACAGAACGCCAAAGTCTTTCCTGATCCTGTGGGAGCGCAGGCCAGGAG
This window harbors:
- the ddx52 gene encoding putative ATP-dependent RNA helicase DDX52; this translates as MDAFDLFRKLGAGAKFDLKRFGQDAARFKVARSHEGEAHSDALSAIDYFGTGPSNGSQSSSIRLDDDDDDDDGEECEVGSESGDSGAGGKRKQMDEEKDVRTKKKKKKSNQMEVEAGGGSGITWTSSSDRKIQNLPREGKEKSSLKRLKHLHQEKVNRIRSQHRINVHGCDIPDPVCTFEELQSEYRLNPHVLQNLKDAGLNSPTPVQMQAIPLMMHGRELLACAPTGSGKTLAFCLPLLAHLQQPANLGFRAVVIAPTRELASQTHRELLRLSEGAGFRVHIIDKASLAAKKYGPQSSKKYDILVSTPNRLVFLLKQDPPALDLSSVEWLVVDESDKLFEGGKTGFREQLAAVFLACSGSKVRRAFFSATCTPDVEQWCRLNLDNLVSVNIGHRNTAVETVEQQLLFVGTENGKLVAMRDIIKKGFLPPMLVFVQSIDRARELFHELVYEGINVDVIHADRTQQQRDNVVNSFRSGKIWVLICTALLARGMDFKGVNLVLNYDFPTSSVEYIHRIGRTGRAGHQGKAITFFTENDKPLLRSIANVIKQAGCPVPDYMIGFKKIHSKVKRRLEKRPPKRSTICTTPRFLMKKKGKAPNNGQEGEKQATGGEQKGESGSQTAVQQQKREKKTKGQELKRNKTRKEGGREKPKKTSQTTGSNSSGAKLKKKKGKKNKPQEE